A single genomic interval of Fibrobacter sp. UWB4 harbors:
- a CDS encoding DUF2971 domain-containing protein, with protein MIPNLLYKYLDVEGGLKMLKCHNLQFTNASRLNDPFDCHPGLINFSNVPEAKCKIWPPDIIKLLESFPYKRNWENAWICSLSKVNDALLMWSYYGNHNGVCIGINMEKADKYLSQIWHGNYIGVHKLEVQYKDIVKKPDYFHDIDNGRFFDYQLGTKAKAWEHEQEVRLLMSEPYPGLTPCEFRPKTKNRKRNSDIKDLRFYPQIGRECFCSLYIGINTPEDKQKEILKVARLLNSDMNIYKMTVDPDAFRLKPQSIDFD; from the coding sequence ATGATTCCAAATTTATTATACAAGTACCTAGATGTCGAAGGTGGTTTGAAGATGTTAAAATGTCATAATCTTCAATTTACCAATGCATCAAGACTGAATGATCCTTTCGATTGTCATCCTGGTCTAATAAATTTTTCGAATGTTCCTGAAGCAAAATGTAAAATTTGGCCTCCCGATATCATCAAATTATTAGAATCCTTCCCGTACAAAAGAAATTGGGAAAATGCTTGGATTTGCAGTTTGTCTAAGGTCAATGATGCTTTACTTATGTGGAGCTATTATGGAAATCATAATGGCGTATGCATTGGGATAAATATGGAAAAAGCGGATAAATATTTGTCTCAAATATGGCATGGAAACTATATTGGAGTGCATAAATTGGAGGTCCAATATAAAGATATTGTCAAGAAGCCAGATTATTTCCATGATATAGATAACGGAAGATTTTTTGATTATCAACTAGGCACAAAAGCAAAGGCATGGGAGCATGAACAAGAAGTTCGTTTGTTGATGAGTGAACCTTATCCCGGACTTACTCCTTGTGAATTTCGACCTAAGACAAAGAACAGAAAAAGAAATAGCGACATTAAGGATCTTCGTTTTTATCCACAAATTGGTAGAGAGTGCTTTTGTTCGCTTTACATTGGTATTAATACGCCCGAAGATAAGCAAAAGGAAATTTTGAAAGTTGCACGATTGCTCAATTCTGATATGAATATTTATAAGATGACTGTCGACCCTGATGCGTTTCGGCTGAAACCCCAATCCATAGATTTTGATTAA
- the tnpA gene encoding IS200/IS605 family transposase, with protein MNYRNNNTLAHTSWNCKYHIVFAPKFRRKVFYGEKKVEIGAILRKLCEWKQVNILEAEVCPDHVHMLVEIPPKVSVSGFVGYLKGKSSLMIYEKYKSLQFKYRNREFWCRGYYVDTTGKNTARIATYIQNQLKEDQYGEQLTMLGKL; from the coding sequence ATGAATTATAGAAATAATAACACATTAGCTCATACATCGTGGAACTGCAAATACCATATTGTGTTTGCTCCTAAATTTAGAAGGAAAGTTTTTTACGGGGAGAAAAAGGTTGAAATCGGGGCAATCCTGAGAAAGCTTTGCGAATGGAAACAGGTCAATATTTTGGAGGCTGAGGTTTGCCCGGATCACGTTCACATGTTGGTCGAGATTCCACCCAAAGTGAGCGTTTCGGGTTTTGTCGGGTACTTGAAAGGGAAAAGTAGCCTGATGATCTACGAAAAGTACAAATCACTCCAGTTCAAATACCGTAACAGGGAATTTTGGTGTCGCGGCTACTATGTTGACACGACTGGTAAAAATACGGCAAGGATTGCAACGTATATTCAAAATCAGCTGAAGGAAGACCAGTACGGAGAACAGTTGACAATGCTGGGAAAACTATAG
- a CDS encoding restriction endonuclease yields MKYDFSVLSPEEFEEMVNKLLSQKDIVVEQYRMGRDDGYDGYRVKIPEKAMIQVKHYANYQKLKSVIENEEIKKIKKEQPEAYVLVTSFDLTHHQTVELKTIISTYVKDAVVLGYKSICELLDNNPKVLKSMVKLWSLNAELIEQVLHSEKKSRFYQLKNRFDKINEKFVTTPDLKRIQKTLDEKHVVLISGEPGVGKTTLAEYLCFYYLALDFDIEIFEGDFSRESYNLNNPAQKVLYYFDDFLGSNYLNCISDKSDSAIVKFMNAIQNEPNKLFILTSRTNIVNRAYEYSQPYRNYRLKQSQYIVDVGKYDEITKAQILRNHLKLSDLEANCIQDVVRLKKYNEIIRHRNFNPRLIEFVTRNVNFEDSNKSYLDFVKDSLDNPKEIWHQCFTAQLNQFQRLLVKLVVANRNTIEEKYLKSAYERAKVLYSLPIPEQERVDYEYTLNICERCILNRTIEKISYPHYHEKTIVTVFNPSVSDYVLPSIKNDAELEKLCSALRTVESILFIELMDMKNEQKILKNVLRKYENDEWDDAKLKLMDCLNVFENIDFLIDAINHNDLVISQRNRDTLLSIISKTIDKYDWSDFLNEHIEELQDDSAGYCNIYEVYKDSPFCQESVLEKIRREIVNVLKNGVNDRILESFDYEFDEDITEGQIYRRFESIQEDLGQDYQWLDDDDFEEIQNGINASFLVEQISVQAREDRWASERDDYEDEVITSTLSDAEKIDRMFSDLIQE; encoded by the coding sequence GTGAAATACGATTTTTCAGTATTGAGTCCTGAAGAATTTGAGGAAATGGTAAATAAGTTGCTGTCTCAAAAGGATATTGTTGTTGAACAATATCGAATGGGGCGGGATGATGGATATGATGGATATCGTGTGAAAATCCCCGAAAAAGCAATGATTCAAGTAAAGCATTATGCGAATTATCAAAAATTAAAAAGTGTTATAGAAAATGAGGAAATAAAAAAAATAAAAAAAGAACAACCCGAAGCATACGTTTTAGTGACATCCTTTGATTTGACGCATCATCAGACGGTTGAGTTGAAAACAATAATTTCTACGTATGTAAAAGATGCTGTTGTTTTAGGATATAAAAGTATTTGCGAATTGCTCGATAATAATCCCAAAGTATTAAAATCAATGGTGAAATTGTGGAGCCTTAATGCAGAATTGATAGAACAAGTTCTTCATTCTGAAAAAAAGAGCCGTTTTTACCAGCTAAAAAATAGATTTGACAAAATAAATGAAAAATTCGTGACAACCCCAGATTTGAAAAGAATACAAAAAACACTTGATGAAAAACATGTAGTTCTTATTTCTGGTGAACCAGGCGTAGGAAAAACAACGTTAGCAGAATATTTGTGTTTTTATTATTTGGCTCTCGACTTTGATATTGAAATTTTTGAAGGTGATTTTTCAAGAGAATCCTATAATTTAAACAATCCTGCGCAAAAAGTTCTTTACTATTTTGATGATTTTCTTGGTAGCAACTATCTAAATTGCATTTCAGACAAGAGTGATTCTGCCATAGTCAAATTTATGAACGCCATTCAAAATGAACCTAATAAATTATTCATACTGACATCTCGAACAAATATTGTAAATAGAGCTTATGAATATAGTCAACCATATAGAAATTATCGGCTAAAACAGAGCCAATACATTGTAGATGTTGGAAAGTATGATGAAATAACGAAAGCCCAAATTTTACGCAATCATTTAAAGCTTTCTGATTTGGAAGCAAATTGCATTCAAGATGTTGTTCGTTTAAAAAAATATAATGAAATCATACGCCACAGGAATTTTAATCCAAGATTAATTGAATTTGTTACTAGAAATGTCAATTTTGAAGACAGCAATAAGTCGTATTTAGATTTTGTGAAAGATTCTTTAGACAACCCGAAAGAGATTTGGCATCAATGCTTTACTGCACAATTAAATCAGTTTCAACGACTACTTGTTAAATTAGTTGTTGCGAATAGAAATACAATTGAAGAAAAATATTTAAAGAGTGCTTATGAACGGGCCAAAGTTCTCTATAGCCTTCCAATTCCTGAACAAGAACGCGTTGACTACGAATACACACTAAATATCTGCGAAAGGTGTATTCTTAATAGGACTATAGAAAAAATCAGTTACCCTCACTACCATGAGAAAACGATCGTAACAGTTTTTAACCCATCTGTATCAGACTATGTTTTGCCATCAATCAAAAATGATGCTGAACTAGAAAAGTTGTGTTCTGCGTTAAGAACGGTTGAGTCGATTTTATTTATTGAATTAATGGATATGAAAAATGAACAAAAAATTTTAAAAAATGTACTTCGAAAATATGAAAATGACGAATGGGATGATGCAAAACTTAAACTGATGGACTGCTTGAATGTGTTTGAAAACATTGACTTTCTCATTGATGCGATTAATCACAATGATTTAGTGATATCTCAGAGGAATCGAGACACTCTTCTTTCCATTATTTCAAAAACAATTGACAAATATGATTGGTCTGATTTCTTGAATGAACATATAGAAGAACTTCAGGATGATTCTGCCGGTTACTGCAATATTTATGAAGTTTATAAAGATTCTCCTTTTTGCCAGGAAAGTGTTTTAGAAAAAATTCGGCGAGAAATTGTAAATGTGCTAAAAAATGGGGTAAATGACAGAATATTAGAGTCTTTCGATTATGAATTTGATGAAGATATTACAGAGGGCCAAATATATCGAAGATTTGAAAGCATTCAGGAAGATTTGGGTCAAGATTATCAATGGTTAGATGATGATGATTTTGAAGAAATTCAAAATGGAATTAATGCTAGCTTTCTTGTTGAACAAATAAGTGTTCAGGCTAGAGAAGACCGTTGGGCGTCAGAACGCGATGATTACGAAGATGAAGTAATTACATCAACATTAAGTGATGCTGAAAAAATAGACCGCATGTTTTCAGATTTAATTCAGGAGTGA
- a CDS encoding PIN domain-containing protein → MKVLLDTNIVIHRENVKVTNPSIGLLFYWLDKLHYEKCIHPWSLEELKGYKDKNMQELYETKLPAYTILKSVSVPQEVFLAKMPKEESSNDKIDHQLLCEVFNNRVDLLITEDKKLREKARKLGIGQKVYSINEFVSEKTEEYPELISYKMLSVKKELFGDIDLNDVFFDSLKEAYPDFVPWFNKKSEEEAYVCRTDEGVIKGVLYIKTEDQSENYSSIEPSFLPKKRLKIGTFKVDVSGFRLGERFIKIIFDNALYRKVDEIYVTFFEDSPKLEALKGLLETWGFVRHGIKHSYGKEEAVFVKKLNAFNPELSAKNNFPNILFDKQKFILPIMAKYHTSLLPDSILKTEKQIDFMGKDAQKYALQKVYISWSPERNINPGDLVLFYRMGEDGSNKKYTSVLTTLGMVDRIHYGFNNKEDFLKQCQNRSVFSKDDLDYFWNRHRANLMVLKFVFVKSLKKRLTLDYLHRLGVVEPPNGPRPFMRISDEVFKQILSDSNTNVKFVDG, encoded by the coding sequence ATGAAAGTCCTTTTAGATACAAATATCGTGATTCATCGCGAAAATGTGAAGGTGACGAATCCGTCGATTGGGCTTTTGTTTTATTGGCTTGATAAACTGCATTACGAAAAGTGCATTCATCCGTGGTCTCTTGAAGAGTTAAAGGGCTATAAGGACAAAAATATGCAGGAACTTTATGAAACGAAGTTGCCTGCGTATACAATCTTGAAATCGGTCTCTGTTCCCCAAGAAGTTTTTTTGGCGAAAATGCCGAAAGAAGAATCATCGAACGACAAAATTGACCATCAGCTGCTATGCGAGGTCTTCAATAATCGCGTAGATTTGCTGATTACAGAAGACAAAAAACTTCGAGAAAAGGCCCGCAAGCTCGGCATTGGGCAGAAAGTCTATTCGATTAATGAATTCGTTTCAGAAAAAACCGAAGAATATCCCGAATTAATCAGCTACAAGATGCTCTCCGTCAAAAAGGAGCTTTTTGGCGACATTGATTTGAATGACGTATTCTTTGACAGCCTTAAAGAGGCTTATCCTGATTTTGTTCCCTGGTTCAACAAGAAAAGCGAAGAAGAGGCCTACGTTTGTCGTACCGATGAGGGGGTTATAAAGGGGGTCCTGTACATCAAAACAGAAGATCAGTCCGAAAACTACTCAAGTATTGAGCCGAGTTTTTTGCCAAAGAAAAGACTGAAAATCGGAACATTCAAAGTTGATGTTTCCGGATTTAGACTTGGAGAACGCTTCATAAAGATTATTTTCGACAATGCTCTTTACCGAAAAGTAGATGAGATTTACGTTACTTTTTTTGAGGATAGTCCGAAATTGGAGGCTCTGAAGGGTTTGTTGGAAACATGGGGCTTTGTGCGGCATGGCATAAAACACTCCTATGGGAAAGAAGAGGCTGTATTCGTCAAGAAATTGAACGCATTTAACCCTGAATTGTCAGCAAAGAATAATTTCCCAAACATTCTGTTCGACAAGCAGAAATTTATTCTTCCGATAATGGCGAAATACCATACTTCATTGTTGCCGGATTCTATCCTGAAAACAGAAAAGCAAATTGACTTTATGGGCAAAGACGCCCAGAAATACGCTTTGCAGAAAGTCTATATTTCGTGGTCGCCGGAGCGGAATATCAATCCCGGTGATTTGGTTCTGTTCTACAGAATGGGTGAAGATGGCTCCAATAAGAAATACACGTCGGTCTTGACAACTTTAGGGATGGTCGACCGAATTCATTATGGATTCAATAATAAAGAAGACTTCTTGAAGCAATGCCAAAATAGAAGTGTGTTTTCAAAAGATGATCTTGATTATTTTTGGAACCGGCATCGGGCCAATTTGATGGTTTTGAAATTTGTTTTTGTAAAAAGCCTGAAGAAACGCCTGACTTTGGATTATTTGCATCGACTTGGCGTGGTCGAACCTCCTAATGGACCGCGTCCATTTATGCGAATATCTGATGAGGTTTTCAAACAGATTCTCTCGGATTCGAATACAAATGTTAAATTTGTGGATGGTTAA
- a CDS encoding ASCH domain-containing protein, with product MCTILLSIKPEYTNRILEGSKKFEFRRSVAKRKVDRILIYSTAPEMKVVAMVEVIGVIKDSPKKLWEKTRTHAGISRPKFMDYYANRSVAYAYQLGELQKFDTPKTLAEYGISAAPQSFVYIEK from the coding sequence ATGTGTACGATTCTTCTTTCCATTAAACCCGAATACACCAACCGGATTCTCGAAGGTTCAAAAAAATTTGAGTTCCGCAGAAGCGTCGCCAAAAGAAAGGTGGACCGCATTCTGATTTATTCAACCGCTCCAGAAATGAAAGTGGTTGCGATGGTCGAAGTTATTGGTGTCATAAAGGATTCCCCAAAGAAACTTTGGGAGAAGACTCGAACTCATGCAGGAATTTCTCGCCCGAAATTCATGGATTACTACGCCAACCGGTCGGTGGCATATGCTTACCAATTGGGCGAACTGCAGAAATTTGATACGCCTAAGACGCTTGCAGAATACGGCATTTCTGCAGCCCCGCAGTCTTTCGTGTATATTGAAAAATAA
- a CDS encoding TIGR02147 family protein, whose protein sequence is MKPITEYKDYRLYMQDFYEERKRTSAFSWREFSKLAGFKSPVYLKLVCEGKSSLSLVKMEQVAHAMGLVGHEFAYFTQMVKFGNAMKDSVKKEALLEMQKIAHEHQVRVVDAESFEFYESWKNPTIRELAPMMPGKRPLEMAKTCHQVISAEQVRDSLAFLVQTGFLKREAEHTYVQTEKTVIGTKESLPIAVRGMHKEMASLARTAIDKFPIEERHFTGATLGLCEEAYARISQELDAFVRKVANIAAEYENINQVYRLNLQLFPLTKKVEEESYE, encoded by the coding sequence ATGAAACCGATAACAGAATATAAGGATTACCGCCTGTACATGCAGGACTTTTACGAAGAGCGTAAAAGGACGAGCGCATTTTCGTGGCGTGAGTTTTCCAAGCTGGCTGGCTTCAAGTCGCCGGTTTACCTAAAGCTTGTTTGCGAAGGCAAGAGCAGCTTGAGTCTTGTCAAGATGGAACAGGTCGCACATGCGATGGGGCTTGTGGGGCACGAGTTTGCTTACTTCACGCAAATGGTCAAGTTCGGCAATGCAATGAAGGACTCCGTGAAAAAAGAGGCGCTTCTTGAAATGCAGAAGATTGCTCACGAGCATCAAGTGCGCGTTGTCGATGCGGAATCTTTTGAATTCTATGAATCGTGGAAAAATCCGACGATTCGCGAACTCGCTCCGATGATGCCTGGAAAGCGCCCGCTCGAAATGGCGAAAACTTGCCATCAGGTGATTTCGGCAGAACAGGTACGTGACTCGCTGGCATTCCTGGTGCAGACGGGATTTCTCAAGCGTGAGGCAGAGCATACTTATGTGCAGACTGAAAAAACGGTGATTGGAACAAAGGAATCTTTGCCGATTGCAGTTCGTGGCATGCACAAAGAAATGGCATCGCTTGCGAGAACGGCTATAGATAAGTTCCCAATCGAAGAACGTCATTTCACGGGGGCTACGCTTGGGCTTTGCGAAGAAGCCTACGCCCGCATTTCGCAGGAACTAGACGCGTTTGTACGCAAGGTGGCAAACATCGCTGCTGAATATGAAAACATCAACCAAGTTTATCGACTGAATCTTCAGTTGTTCCCTTTAACAAAAAAGGTTGAGGAGGAATCTTATGAATAA
- a CDS encoding DUF4238 domain-containing protein, whose protein sequence is MYNDVKKQHYVWEFYLKAWCFEGNKIWCNRNGNIFNTSTENIAQERRFYEITPLTNDEIGLIEAGINTMPKENRNILNLKLRNLIEYSLHSDNTRKNALECEYADMEQRTVSILQSIRKGSIDVLDNQYDKNIFSIFLGMQYTRTPKCRNGKINCLPEGLFQISDNFMFYWNYVFFSDAIGSWISSAKVSLLKNKTNIPFITGDQPVINIKSEYDNTPAKEIQLYYPISPKLALLFDEKELFENPISVDDVLFYNEKIKQASETLIIGNKKETVENV, encoded by the coding sequence ATGTATAACGATGTAAAGAAACAACATTATGTTTGGGAATTCTACTTGAAAGCCTGGTGCTTTGAAGGAAACAAAATTTGGTGCAATAGAAATGGGAATATTTTTAATACATCAACAGAAAATATTGCACAGGAACGTCGTTTTTATGAAATTACGCCATTAACAAACGATGAAATAGGTCTGATTGAGGCTGGCATTAACACCATGCCCAAAGAGAATCGTAACATATTAAATCTGAAGTTAAGGAATCTTATTGAATACAGTTTACACAGCGACAACACACGCAAAAATGCTTTGGAATGTGAATATGCAGATATGGAACAAAGAACCGTATCAATATTACAATCCATAAGAAAAGGCTCAATAGATGTGCTAGACAATCAATACGATAAAAATATATTCAGCATTTTTTTAGGGATGCAATATACAAGAACTCCAAAATGTCGAAATGGAAAAATAAATTGCTTGCCCGAGGGTCTGTTTCAAATTAGTGATAATTTTATGTTCTATTGGAATTACGTTTTTTTCTCAGATGCCATCGGCTCCTGGATTTCTTCAGCAAAGGTATCTTTGTTAAAAAATAAGACCAATATTCCGTTTATTACAGGAGATCAACCTGTTATAAACATAAAATCAGAATATGACAATACGCCTGCTAAAGAAATACAATTATATTATCCCATAAGCCCCAAATTGGCATTACTATTTGATGAAAAAGAACTCTTTGAAAATCCTATTTCTGTAGATGACGTTCTTTTTTATAATGAAAAAATAAAACAAGCTAGTGAAACTCTTATAATAGGCAACAAAAAAGAAACTGTAGAAAACGTCTAA
- a CDS encoding restriction endonuclease subunit S yields MDGKQLKNSILQWAIQGKLVPQNPKDEPAQKLLERIAASRNGDVSPWSEAIGSSKNSKKSLSTSLRGPCKGTKQSKNPTSRIYRENGVWYEQVGSAAPKDISDEIPFEIPENWAWCRVSQVMDVKGGKRIPLGNSWMKTVTKHIYIRVTDMKNGTIIDRDLRYISDDVYEKIKNYTISKNDLYITVAGTIGAVGIVPEKFDNMNLTENADKITNICIDKDFIVKCFNSPFVQSQFKALTNQMAQPKLSIRNVLTTLFPLPPLAEQKRIVAKLEQVLPLAEEYGAAQEQLDKLNKELPEALKKSILQQAIQGKLVPQNPKDEPAQKILEKIALSRHSERSEESSKGSKKASLRGAKATKQSKNPPSRIYRENGVWYEQIGTATPKDISDEIPFEIPENWVWARWGELSDSIQYGYNAPALQSGRIKMVRISDIHDNKIEWSKVPYCQIKESEIPTYLLQKNDILFARTGGTVGKSYLVGDISTEAVYAGYLIRTRYNSELLSPQYLKFFMESSFYWEQLREGTIATAQPNCNGKTLGKMLLPLPPLAEQKRIVAKLEQLFKVL; encoded by the coding sequence ATGGACGGAAAGCAACTCAAGAACAGCATTCTGCAATGGGCGATACAAGGCAAGCTCGTTCCGCAGAATCCCAAGGACGAACCCGCCCAGAAATTATTGGAACGCATCGCCGCATCCCGAAATGGTGACGTGTCACCCTGGAGCGAAGCGATAGGGTCCAGTAAGAATTCAAAGAAATCCTTATCTACGTCATTGCGAGGCCCCTGTAAGGGGACGAAGCAATCCAAGAACCCGACATCCCGTATCTACCGCGAAAACGGTGTGTGGTACGAACAAGTCGGCTCTGCCGCCCCCAAGGACATTTCAGATGAAATCCCATTTGAAATTCCTGAAAATTGGGCGTGGTGCAGAGTATCACAAGTAATGGATGTCAAAGGAGGAAAACGAATTCCTTTGGGAAATTCGTGGATGAAAACTGTTACAAAGCACATTTATATTCGCGTCACTGATATGAAAAATGGCACGATTATTGACAGAGATTTACGATATATCTCTGATGATGTTTATGAAAAAATAAAAAACTATACGATCTCAAAGAATGACCTTTATATAACTGTTGCAGGAACAATTGGCGCCGTGGGGATTGTTCCTGAAAAATTTGATAATATGAATTTAACTGAAAATGCAGATAAAATAACAAATATTTGCATTGATAAAGATTTTATTGTAAAATGTTTTAACTCGCCCTTTGTTCAGAGTCAATTTAAAGCATTGACCAATCAGATGGCGCAACCAAAGTTGTCCATTCGAAATGTCTTAACGACTTTATTTCCCCTCCCGCCCCTAGCCGAACAAAAACGAATCGTCGCAAAACTTGAACAAGTTCTCCCGCTCGCCGAAGAATACGGAGCCGCCCAGGAACAACTCGACAAACTCAACAAGGAACTCCCCGAAGCCCTCAAAAAAAGCATCCTCCAGCAAGCAATCCAAGGCAAACTCGTCCCACAGAACCCCAAAGACGAACCCGCCCAAAAAATACTGGAAAAAATCGCCCTTTCACGTCATTCTGAGCGCAGCGAAGAATCCAGTAAAGGCTCAAAGAAGGCGTCATTGCGAGGAGCTAAGGCGACGAAGCAATCCAAGAACCCGCCTTCCCGCATCTACCGCGAAAACGGAGTGTGGTACGAACAAATCGGCACTGCCACTCCCAAAGATATTTCAGATGAAATTCCCTTTGAAATTCCTGAGAATTGGGTATGGGCAAGATGGGGAGAATTGTCTGATTCCATTCAATATGGATATAACGCTCCAGCACTACAATCTGGACGAATAAAAATGGTCAGAATTAGCGACATTCATGACAATAAAATTGAATGGAGTAAAGTCCCCTATTGTCAAATAAAAGAAAGTGAAATTCCAACATATCTCCTCCAAAAGAATGACATTTTATTCGCTCGAACAGGAGGTACTGTTGGAAAATCTTATTTGGTTGGTGATATTTCCACAGAAGCTGTTTATGCAGGTTACTTGATTCGAACTCGATATAATTCAGAATTGTTGAGTCCGCAATATTTAAAGTTTTTTATGGAAAGTTCTTTTTATTGGGAACAATTACGAGAAGGGACGATTGCAACTGCACAACCTAATTGTAATGGTAAAACTTTAGGAAAAATGTTATTACCCCTTCCTCCCTTAGCCGAACAAAAACGAATCGTCGCCAAATTAGAACAACTCTTTAAGGTGCTGTAA
- the rbr gene encoding rubrerythrin produces the protein MANKYAGTQTEKNLEAAFAGESQARNKYTYFASRAKKDGFEQIAALFQKTADNEKEHAKLWFKELEGIGDTAQNLKAAAEGENYEWTDMYEGFAKTAEEEGFTALAKKFRMVAAIEKKHEERYRALLKNVETAKVFEKSEVKVWECRNCGHIVVGTKAPEVCPVCAHPQAYFEVHEENY, from the coding sequence ATGGCAAATAAATACGCAGGTACCCAGACCGAAAAGAATTTGGAAGCCGCTTTCGCAGGCGAATCCCAGGCCCGCAACAAGTACACCTACTTTGCAAGCCGCGCCAAAAAGGACGGCTTTGAACAGATTGCCGCTTTGTTCCAGAAAACCGCTGACAACGAAAAGGAACACGCCAAGCTCTGGTTCAAGGAACTCGAAGGCATCGGCGACACCGCCCAGAACCTGAAGGCCGCCGCCGAAGGCGAAAACTACGAATGGACCGACATGTACGAAGGTTTCGCGAAGACCGCTGAAGAAGAAGGCTTCACCGCGCTCGCCAAGAAGTTCCGCATGGTCGCCGCCATCGAAAAGAAGCACGAAGAACGCTACCGCGCCCTCCTCAAGAACGTGGAAACGGCCAAGGTCTTCGAAAAGAGCGAAGTCAAGGTTTGGGAATGCCGCAACTGCGGACACATCGTGGTCGGCACGAAGGCCCCGGAAGTCTGCCCCGTCTGCGCCCACCCGCAAGCCTACTTCGAAGTTCACGAAGAAAACTACTAA
- a CDS encoding T9SS type A sorting domain-containing protein: MDKKILFTVCATAAMASAQSTANIDDFEDGNGLAKTGKDDAWYAYNDKNDQGASTYSNVEDQYGLVVVLEEAAADGSKYGAGLTGIKLVQGDNPYDPYVVLGLNVAGGLSGCTTISYKYKGAGHNLKAVMDGDETGALTEYNRHSKALAGSTAWKTASVPVSQLAQDKGWGTTVALKMADVVQLAWEVKGEATSNYLYIDDVNCAGYAGGSSSNPGGGTTNPPAGTTATIDDFDDGNTTAESLGKKAYWYLYSAGGSFTNTQGTDKSWDMIATDGSNSYAAMTGISGITPGDTTYPSVGMEIAFDEGILANCTAVRYDYKGSGHHLRASVAGVKANAGYEHVAPDQNAASAWKTVTVSTMSQPEWVAEVAPGSIKAFSWAAVSKLTWVVDEKLSAANLGTELAIDNVKCVGTLPSVGIAAAKVAKAFNASLQGNALHMTIAKAGIVKVQVFDMMGHAVENHSEKMAAGSFVHTFGAMPSGSYVVRVQQGSAVKTMKMQVK; this comes from the coding sequence ATGGATAAGAAAATCCTATTTACGGTGTGTGCAACGGCAGCTATGGCTTCTGCACAGTCAACTGCAAACATTGACGATTTTGAAGATGGCAACGGCTTGGCCAAGACTGGCAAGGACGATGCCTGGTATGCCTACAACGACAAGAACGACCAGGGGGCTTCGACTTACTCGAATGTTGAAGATCAATATGGCCTTGTTGTCGTGTTGGAAGAGGCCGCTGCGGATGGCTCAAAATATGGGGCCGGCTTGACGGGTATTAAGCTTGTTCAGGGAGACAATCCTTATGATCCTTATGTTGTTCTTGGCCTGAATGTCGCTGGCGGTCTTTCTGGCTGTACCACGATCTCTTACAAGTACAAGGGTGCTGGCCATAATTTGAAGGCTGTGATGGATGGCGACGAAACGGGTGCATTGACCGAATACAACAGGCATTCAAAGGCTCTTGCTGGCAGTACGGCTTGGAAAACGGCTTCGGTTCCTGTATCGCAGCTTGCTCAGGATAAGGGCTGGGGTACCACAGTCGCTTTGAAAATGGCTGATGTTGTGCAGCTCGCTTGGGAAGTCAAGGGAGAGGCTACTTCGAACTACCTCTACATTGATGATGTGAACTGTGCAGGTTATGCTGGTGGTTCTTCCTCGAATCCTGGTGGCGGTACTACGAATCCTCCGGCAGGTACGACGGCTACGATTGACGACTTTGACGATGGTAACACGACTGCGGAAAGTCTCGGCAAGAAGGCTTACTGGTACTTGTACTCTGCGGGTGGATCTTTCACCAATACGCAGGGAACGGACAAATCCTGGGATATGATCGCTACGGATGGCTCAAATTCCTATGCTGCAATGACTGGCATTTCTGGTATTACTCCGGGTGACACGACTTATCCGTCTGTCGGTATGGAAATTGCCTTTGATGAAGGTATTCTTGCTAATTGCACTGCAGTGCGGTATGATTACAAGGGTTCTGGTCACCATCTCCGCGCTTCTGTGGCTGGTGTCAAGGCCAATGCTGGTTATGAACACGTTGCTCCGGACCAGAATGCCGCTTCTGCTTGGAAGACGGTGACGGTTTCTACCATGTCTCAGCCTGAATGGGTTGCCGAGGTGGCTCCGGGCAGCATCAAGGCTTTCTCCTGGGCTGCTGTTTCCAAGTTGACCTGGGTGGTTGATGAAAAACTCTCTGCTGCTAATCTCGGAACTGAACTTGCAATTGACAATGTCAAGTGCGTAGGAACTCTTCCGTCTGTTGGCATCGCTGCAGCCAAGGTTGCTAAGGCTTTCAACGCATCTCTCCAGGGCAATGCCTTGCACATGACTATTGCCAAGGCCGGTATTGTAAAGGTTCAGGTTTTTGACATGATGGGCCATGCTGTTGAAAATCATAGCGAAAAAATGGCTGCTGGCAGCTTCGTGCATACATTCGGTGCGATGCCTAGCGGTTCTTATGTGGTTCGTGTGCAGCAGGGTTCTGCGGTCAAGACCATGAAGATGCAGGTCAAGTAA